ATAAGGATACTTCATCAAGTATATGTGGTAGAATATACCACCCGCTTCTATGTAAGAGCAgaatatatataacatgattACATGCAACATTTATCGTCAGAGTAGCTAAATCAAAGTGCCTTTCATCCTAGGCCTAAACAACATAAAGGAAAAACCCTTGGCAAATCCATGGTTTTTCACCCATCGcgaatttcatttatgtaaCTTACCGGAGACAAAGGAACTTACAGAAATCATTATTCTCTCATTTCTCACATACTTCCAATCATCCATTCAACTCCGAATACAAATTCTTAGCAGTAATGAATAATATTCAAATGCTTAACATAGCTGCGGATAATTCACACGAGCCAGACTATTTCGAACAACTTACTTTAGTCATATCAGTTGCTTGTAGaaatgttataatttaatatgtataaatatgaaataggACTTACTGTATTAAATGCTGGAAATTTAACATGATGGGTTGCTCGGACATTATAATTAAGATTGATTCAACACTCATGTAAATACTGAAATTTTAACATCTATAGGCTGTTCCGGACAGCCATGAATAAGGTACACTAGACGTAGGTTATTTTGTCAATAATTCTTCCATGTACAAGCTGTTTCGGACAGCCATGAATAAGACGCATTAAATGCATAATACCTTGACAATAACTCCCCATACACAAACTATTTCAATCAGCATAAATCGGATAATTTGTGGCTTCAACATGCTGACTTTACCATAATTTTGTCTAAAATTTGCACAGTCTTTAACATGGCACATcactaaatttaaatagttgATTTCACACTCATTATATCTACATTTGGACCtcattaaacctaaaaattatcCATGCCAAAACACATTTAATCTGTCCAAGAATCAGACAGTATAATGCAGCCATTAATCAAACCGAACTCTATTCAATTCATTCGAATTTGAACAACATAAGACATACTAGACTCTTGTATAAATGCTGGAAAACTTTGTCCTTACCAAGCTGTTTAAACGGCATAAACAAGGTAAAATCATGAGATTTAATCCGCCTTTTActcattaattttattcaaagtCGAACCGCATCCTTCATGTcccaaaaatcataaaattcaacatgCAGTATCACCGACATATTGTCCAAAATTTCGAGCAGCAACATGGCAGAGAAAACCAAACCTTAACCACCTTTACATACAAGTAGGTAAAAAAAACACTCAATTTAGGACATTTAAGCAGCATGAATAACACAAATTGAACAGCTTATTAATGTCATTTAGGACAGCATCAATGTCGACATATCATATTCGGGCATCCAAAGAAAACTAGGAAACACATACAACCGAATAAGTGAAGGTTTAATTCATTGTACTCCACAGCCGAAAGTTGCATGTTAATTTAGCAATAATTAAAGCATGAAGTTTGAAGACAAAAACCTCAAGAACTTACCTCACTTAAACACATATAACAAATAAGtttatgaacaaaatttttgcGGAACCATGCatgtcaatttagtcacttagcaagcttaaaagaaatttaaggaGCTTACTACAACTACAACTTCCCAAGTCGGTTTCCTACAGCAGTTCAGATATGgcattaaattagtaaatttccCTTTCATTCGAACAGCAAGCACAACAGTGGCATGGAATTAAACAAAACAAGTTTTCTCTTCAATTTAAACAGCAACATAAGGCaattaaatcacaatttttcCTCTTCAATCGGCAGTACAAACAGCGGCCATTTCACTATTCTTTAACTACCAAAACTTAGTTTAAATTACTCCTAAAGGCCGTGTAATACATGCAAAACTAACCATTAAATAAGCATTATAGTTTAGGCATACCTCCTTTGAAAACTTACCAAAACTCCTCCAAGTTGTCAACTGACTACCCGACTTGCTCCCTCCTATCTCCTTAGCGTCAGCTGCAAAAATGGCTCCTCATACGTTCGATTGCTaggcaaagaaaagaaaggatcttgttatttttttattcaaaatggaCGTTTTCTCATCTATTCCCCTTTCCCCCTGGTCATCTCCTCAACGGTCAAgggagagaagaaaaaaatattaaactattctCCTCCCTTAGCTGGCCACCAATGAAATTACATGCAAAAAGCCACTCACTCCCCTTTTCATAAATATCATCATTCCTCTCAAGCCATTACAATCTACTTGGTTCCCAACTAGTTCCCTTAAGCCTTGACCGGCCACTTTAAGCAAATAGGCCCCATTCCATTTTCCACCCCTaccaataaattaaattagagtaTCCCCCCGATTATGAATTTTGCCAACTACTTGcagatttattttattgttaccattatttttctaaccaatcaatttaaatacaatagcctaaaataaaatcaatttgggGACTCGGGTGGGAATCTACTTACATTTTCCAAAAGATTTGGACGTGACAGTACCATTTCAGcccttaatttaattatcttatacaatttaaaatctcaaggagttaatttttgtaacttttacaatttagtccttataccttgATTAGTCActtatttggtaaaattacttatccaaaataTAACAactctttaaatatttaaaaacaatatttacaGGTTCGGTTTACTAAAATAAAGTCCCGATACCTTAGGGTCAATACACTTGgaccttaattaattatccattcaataaaaactttcaaaccaaaatttaatataattcaaaataaactcgtaaatattaaataataatatttacggactcaccCATTAGAAATAGGGTTTCAAAACCACCGTTTTCGAACACAACTGAAaattagggtgttacaatgctCGTCATGGAAGAgggaaaaaattatgaattagaGTTTGATCATAAGAGATTAATGTAAGCATGATAAGTATGTTTAAGatttacttgttttaattagtATGTTTAATTAGATGTgttaatatttacatgttttCAATTACCAACTATTGGGTTATGCATAAATAAGAAAGTAATTAAGAATATggagttaataatttaagttcatttactaactaaattattatagtgaaatgaaataataatgggaaaagactaaatcgtaaaatatgtaaaatgatatgtgaaatataataatactctAATAGTGgatatgaaatattataagatagtgtgttatattttatatgtcaaatttatattattatagttttcattgaatttttatgacgaacactaaattgaaaagaatttaaaagtaCGTCAATTCtattctaaaatgtaaaaataagttGATTCTGTTATATTTGCTCATATACACAAGATATGAGCTAGCAGAATATACATGACATGCCATTAAGAAACAATTAgcgtgtttttttttttgttctattGATGCACTTCGATGCCACTTTGTTCTGATAAAGCACTTTGATGCCATTCTATTCTATTATTGCATTTCATTGCTATTCTTTTCTATTTATGCACTTTGATGCATCTCtatattaatttccatgtttgATGCATGTTCTCTTAAGTCTACATTGGGCATTTCTTAAAATCAAGACAAAATAAAGCTATGGTTAACATAATAAGTTAGAATAACATTTGTATTTTGCTtacatttatttaatgaaaaggTGAGTTTAATTCTCATTATACTTATTAAGCTTTCACGAGCTTATCCCGTTATTTTTAATGCGTAGGTAAAGATATGAAGTGAAGATTTATCGAGGATCAGTCTCTTCACATCTCAAGAGCTTAGAGAAGAGTATGAAATCTCCTTTATTTTGATCCAAGTAAATGGCAATTACATAAGTGAAACATTAGAGCAAGTGAGTGTCTAGATGCTTTAATACttgtgttaaatgtgttttgGATCAAGGATATACGGTATTATATAGTTCATGAGTTTTggttattgtttgaattgattgaacCAATTTGGTCTGGTTTAGAAGTGATCAAGAATAGAAATTTTAGGTAAGTCTCGAGACATAAAAACTTCAAAgctaaaaatataagtaattgaATCATGTCTTGAGACATAAAGGACTTCGTCTAGAGACAAAAAGCCCCTTTGTCTCGAGACAGGACAATTTCAGAGCCGAATTTCTATAATGTTAAAGTAATGTCTCGAGAAAATATTGTTTTGGTATTGAGACATACGAACCAGCaactgaaaatttttatttgtattaaatgaGCCCCAAAACAAACTTTATATACAATTAATCCTTACTAATATTCTAAGTATGTTCTCAAAAGTGTAATGAGACCTTAAattcattaaagaaaaagaccaaattataaatatttgataatgtaAAGAATGTTAAGTGATTAATGTAACATTTATTACTCGAAATTATTTGGGTAACAAGTGTTACATAGGTTCTCAAATTTATGGAGCGGAACTTATCTAAATACTAAATgtagaaaaatcaaatatgaaattaacaaattactttttattcactaaaaaGATACATAAAAGTAAGAAAACTCTCTTAATTAGTATAACTGATAAAGTATCAACAATCTTATAATCTATTTTTTCAATTGGGGACGGGGAATGGGTCAAGGAGagtgaaaattattatatatataaattttatatcttaaaagaattttttagaaaagggattatttttttcgtaaaagtaattaatttttaaaaaatttaaataacatattttattttaatttgatgattttagtatttttctcaatttaattcatggaacaaaattcaatgaaaaatttgatatataattcttttgacaatttcttaaatataataTGCAATAGTCTTGGGCTTTGGCGGATAATACGGCAAGCACGGTTACAATCTGGTAGAAACAATTTATACACTGCGAATTGCGAAGATATTCAAATTGAACGACGAAAGTAGGCGTAGGTGATCCTTGAGTAAAGGTAGATTTCTTTGTGTCGTCTTATTTGatccaaaataaatcaacaatagAAGCGTAGATTTTAGTCCATTGTTCAAATGTACCTGCCTGTGATTcatatttttggtttttgtgaTTTGGTAGTGCAAAAGTTCATCAATGGCGAATACAGCTCATATTCCCACTAGCAACTCTGCTCTTATTGCTATGATCGCCGATGAGGTGGGTACAACTTTTGAAGTAGGCATAAATCAGTACGCACATCTCTAATCTTTTTGGTGTTTTTGTATCATTTTGTTGCATTGTCCATATGATTTTTCCAGTCACCCTTCTTGAATTTAGATCTTCAACGCTTGGATTTTTATGTCAATTAGATTCATGAAATTTAGATAAagatttactttatttatttttaaagaatgtCTGAGTTAATTGCTATAGAATTTATCCAGAAAACAAGTAGAAAGTATTTTTATGAGTTAGATTAATGTTGCTTAGCGATtgaaaacttcattttgcatgAAAGGTTCATACAGTTCAAATCTATATAATCATGAAAGGTAAAATCATGACCTTTTATGAATTATTGCGatatattttgttggaaaagtTTACTCATCACCATACATTTTTACCAAGTCCCcccaaatttattcttttagtcATTTACCGTCTTCTATATGTTATCAATAGACAATTGCAAGAATAGGGGGTTCTTATGACATGATTTGATGAACACTAATGCAAATGTTGTTTATATGGAAACTAAAAccattacattttatttaacctgtttgatatataatttttttggggcTAGGACACCGTGGTTGGATTTCTACTTGCTGGAGTGGGTAATGTTGACTTGCGGAGAAAGACAAATTATCTTATTGTGGACTCAAGTAGGCTCTTAAACTTTCTATGTTTAATTAGTACCACTTCAAAAGTTTGATGTTTACGTATGCTCTTTGTCAATCTCGTCGCCATATTACTGTCTTTGAATCTCCTAATGTTATTTGAATGTAACAATATACGTTCACCTTGACTGTGCTTTATGTGATGCCTAGTTAAGGAGTGGAGAACATGTTATTATAATCAATATAGAAAATTGTTCTTTACAAGTGTTCTAAGTTAAAAGTATGCCTTTTTAATGTAACCGTGTTTGTTATTACTATGTTTAAAAGTCATTCTACCTTCTGCAACTTTCTTTCTGGAGTGGAAAACCTATGTTTTCGTCTCTTTTCCTGTTGAAATGATAATTAGTCATGCATAAGTACAAAGATGGACAATATCTCAATAGGAAGATTCCTTATTTATCTTAAATCATTGGCATTGCCAATTGTCATCATCTTTATCTTTCATTTATGGATGCCTTTTGTTTTTTACCTTCTAGAAACCACTGATAAACAAATTGAAGATGCATTTAAAGAGTTCACAACAAGGACGGATATTGCTATCGTGCTGATTAGTCAATATGTAAGTTGTTTGCTTAATGTGCTACCATATAGAATCATTTATTTCTTGATGATTGTTAAGGTGTGTCATGAACAAAAAAGTTGCAACTGAGGAGAACTGTGAAATGCACAAATCTTATAATGTCTCTTGCTTCCATCATCATCATTAATTCAGACTCATACTGATCCTTAGAAGTCAATGTTGGCTGGTTATCACTGAAATGTGACTATAAATCACCTTCAGATCTCAAAGGCAAATATACTATATTCAATAATGAAGTACATTGTTCAAGTGATTTTATCGGTACAAACTTTTCATGGCTTTGCGTTTCCATGACATGATCATTAACAACCAAAGACACTACTAAACAATGATATTGGTTATGAGATTTGATCAAATATAAAACCCATCATTGCTTAAAATCCCTTTTTAAGGGAAGCACTTAAACATTGGGTGACAACTATAGGCCTATTTTATGCTTTCCTTATTATGTGGTTCTATGTGTAaagtttttattgattattaGTTGCTCAGTCGAAGCCAAGCATATGGACATAGTTTAGGGGTGAATGGAGGGGGTAGTTTTATAGTTTTGTGTGAACGTACATGAGATTCTAGTGTACCAAGGTGTTAAGATAGGTAAGAAGCGTTATCTCATCTTGCATGCTTTTATTGGCATTTTGATGAATTTCCCTTTACTTTGATAATTTCGTCAGTCTAATATTGGCATTAGATTAAGAAAAGCTCTTATGCTCTGAATATAAAACTTCATTAGTTTTCATCTATAATGATACAAATCCATACACaagaatttatatttgaatttcattCTTAACTCAAGTCTTGTGGGCTAAATTAAGGAGCAAGGCTTTCACCCTTTTAATTGCAGGTCGCTAATATGATAAGATTTTTAGTGGATAGCTATAACAAGCCTATTCCTGCAATTTTGGAGATTCCATCCAAGAACCATCCTTATGATCCTGCACATGATTCTATTCTTTCACGAGTTAAACACCTCTTCAATGCAGAATCAGTGGCATCTACAAGGCATTAAATGCAGATACCCTTGAGATTTTCACTATCCAgtgatgttttaaaattttcgattgATTATATTatgacttaaatttatttatttatttcctgtTTCCTATTTGGAGATATGCTTTAATGGCCTTTTAAGTTGAATAAATGATGTTTGAAGAGAATTTTTGAGCATTAAATGaccttaaataataaatatttataaactaaAATCGTCAGACCATCAGAAAATGGTAACACTAACACCTTTCTTTTTTATAGGAAGCTTTTAATAATGTGCAAAATGAGAAGCCAAGCTGGGTGGATGTCCTATTAAATTGTATGTTCAAAATCAGCTACTCTTATTGGCTAAATATTTTACACGACAAAACTTCCTCCAAGTTCAGGCCTGGAAAACCAGTTCCTAGATATGGAAAAGCATATTGAAAGGTCGCGACATTTGTTTGCAGGGAATTGACATTCAAATTTGGGATGGCAAAAGCATTTCAATAGTGGACAATGGATTGTCCCAAATCCAGATTCCCGGACAAGTGCTACCAGGAATTCCAATGTCCAATTTATGATCGCAATACAACAATAATTGGAATTATAACGTAATCCAGATTCAATACGGCCAAAGTTGGATGGCGGAATTATCATCGAGAGCATTTTCCTTGTTCAAGCAGGGTGACAAATTCGTTTGGAAAGTTGGCCACTTTAGGGAATTCACGGTCAAAGAGGTGCAAAAGTGGATAATCAATAGCAATAGCTCCCCAAGTTCCATATTAAGGTATAAATGGTTGGTTCTATGGCGTATCAAACTACCTCTCAAGATCCTagtttttatatgaaaaatttacaACAATGGGCTGTCGGTTCGGGTCGAAATTTAGAAGCATCCCTACATTTGGTCTCTGTTGCCCTCTTTGCTATAAAGTGGATGAAACCCTTAATCATCTTTCTCACAATTGCACATTTGCAGCGGTATGGTTTGGTTCCAATCAAGGAGTTCATGTTGATCATTTACAAGTTTAGGATATCCATGAATGGACTGCCAGTTGGTTAGAAGAACTACAAATCGGCAGGTACAACCGTCACTTTACATACAGGAAATTTATTGTTACGCTTTAGCAAATCTGGAAGCGTAGGAATTTTGTTTGCTTCTCAAATAAGATGCAACCCCTCTACAAACTATACATGCTATCTCGAGGTACTGCGAGTACCTATACTCAGTCTCTTTGCCACAAAGGAATCACGATCTCAACGTAGGGACAACTAGGGCTTCGCATATATGACTTGTCTACCAATTACAAAAGGGTTCGCACATTATTTGCTAAGGGTTCGCATAACTATTCTTCTAGGGTTCGCTTAATTGATCTCATGAGGTTCGCatgattatttcattaaaagtttACATTCATAAGGGTTTTAAGACTTTCAAACAATGATAGCCTTGCGAGCAGGGTTTACATACATAATAGTTTCCTTTATAAGCGTAAGTTTTGCGATCAACCAATCTGTGTAAAGATACTGTGAACACAATTCGCAAGGTTTCTCCTATGTCGTTTACCATAAAATATTAAGGGCTCGCTGGAAGCAGTTCGCCAACTGATGGGGTTCGCACTCTATCACTTTGCAGTAACTTTTGGCGAACTTTATAAGTTATCCAAATTGTTTTTTACATGCTATTGCTTATGGTGAATACTAggtttatcaatttaattacttaaatatgaacttttaatttaagaaaacatcAAATCAGACTTGGTTTATACTCATGTACTTAAAACTTAGatgattataatatatatatatatgttcacaaataaaaacataaggTAAGacataagaaaacataaaataactaAGTCCTATGATAATTAGTGAAGTCATCAGAAAGATATCAAATATATCTCCAAGCCCAAGCAGAATGTCCCACATTGCCTTTAAACCAGGGTTCGCTTGTATCACCTTGTCAGTAATTATGCTTCCTGGATCACTCACCTTACCGTTGCTTACCATGCGATCTAACTATTTATAGTATTTAGAAAGGAGTGTGTGAGCTTTTGTGAACCCAGTGaatatacaataaaaaataaccacAAAGCATGCACAAAATTTTGGTTAAACAGACACTTTGGTAAAATCACTAAggattagaggtgttcatgggccgggccgggcccagaaaaaaattcGGCCCGCGACCTAGGCCCGGCCTAGCCCGAAAtatggacctaaaattttgtccagggccggcccgggaaaaaattcctaaacccaagcccggcccggcccggcccatttttttaatcaacaccaaaaatttattttaaaaataaaaaataaaaaaaagtattttaaaaatattttaaaataaaaaaataaaaaatatatatatatttattatattcgggctgGGCCggacccgggccaaaaaagtggtgcccgaggcccggcccgttttctaaatgggcctcctttttttatccaaacccatatttcgggcctatatttttacccgaaccctcccatatttcgggcgggccgtcagGCCGAGCCAGGCCATCCGGCCTATGGACACCTCTACTAAGGACTGTGAACTGGGTTCGCCATACTTACGCGAAACTTGATTCGCAAATACTTACACTGTTAGAtagttttaaaacttgaaaaacatattattttagaaaacatAATCTTGTTCACATGTTCATTACTATTGGATAAACGAATCTCCTCGTAACGCCTTAGAATGACTCAATGAGTCttaacatgtcccataagtgtaACATAAAGCTAAACACTCTCTAACACACCAACATGTCCGATTGAATGGAGTTTAGCttgacattcccttatctctccaacctaTCTcagggcctcaatgcccaaaacataaaatatataggtgagtactcacaatcctatggcatgccattatatccaacgatcctaaaaaaattatagtgtCAAAACATATACTTAAAACATAGAGATCTCAAGTCATGAGGAGCTCGTAAAACATATAGAGCTCAATGTTCATAGAGCTAGCATGTTACTATTCATAAAACCTcatttttaaacataatcaCAAATCAGAGTTATAGAGAAGGCTTACTCTCGGAACTTAGGTTAAAACCCTATGCTCTTGATTAACATTATGGTTCGCACATACAAGTGGCGATCCTTGAACACTCACCAATTGTTGTAAACTTTAGACAAGCTTCGCTTTTACCTTGTCCTTACTTGTAGACGGTTCTGCTGGGTTCGCAATTGACAAACATACACAAGTCACTATCAAACAAAGCACATAAAAACTCTTACCTAATCACAAGTGAACCTAGGTTCACACATGCCAATCGTTTGGGAAACCTATTTTCCTTTGCTTGATAACCTTATTTGATTACAACATAGAAACAGAGTCTTACCTTAGATCCTAAGAACTAAGATCTGGGTTCTTAGAACTTAATAATAGAATAATCGATGataaatttgagagaatattgtTGCATAACAAAATATGATATTTCTAATGAAAAAGGCTTAATTTATAGGcattaattgttttaatgttcTTAGGACACCTGAGTTGTAGTAGAAGTAGGAAGAAGTTACGTGCATGAATGGTGTTGTAATATAAGTTGACTTCTTATTtcaagtataaattttattaactacTCCTACTTATGACTCTCAGCCTAAAACAGTGATTGTAGCTTGTTAGGCCCACTAGCGAACACCTCCTCTCCAAGTCCACTAGCAATCCCTTCTTTGTCAAGCCTACTGGCGATCACGGTTCACTAAATCCACTGACAAATACCAACTCACTAGCCCAATTGGCGAACACTAGCTCGTAAGACCTATTGGCGTACTTCAACTCACCAAACCTGCTGGCATATACTAGCTTGCCAAATTTGTTGGTGACCATCTACTTGCCAAAATCAAGCCTTTTCTTTTACCCAATTTCAATAAGTACTAACATGCCAAATGAACCTATGAGCAATgtaccaaaacatgccaaaatatgcataataagataatttcaatataccataaatccattcaaccaatatgccatttaggcacctcaatcacaaccaaGTATTCATACTTACTTTTGCATCAAAATGATCATATTTCATCTAAACAACCTTAACTAATTTCCATATCAACACATAACCTAATTGACCACATTTCAACCATGCCAACACATACCACTTTGGCCATTTAACCCATGcatcaatttgaaaataaaaacaccaACCATCATGACATCAAATGCCAAAAACACACCAACCAAAATAccacatttacaagccaaacataacaaCATATCATCAAACACAATTtgcctatacatgtcattataaccttgatcaagatatcaaatctaccgatataatcgctggatagtatgatagatctccgacgagcttttaacccgatcgagcttccgataatctataaagtaaaggaaaataactacgtaagtaatgaatgcttagtaagctcatataaactttaaacataacattccatttcaacaatgaactttatagattaaatataaacctataccaacgcctcaagatttatcaactacataaccatcaactcgtaaatgagtaagtctatcaacatcatatatatatatatttcattcctaACGtcataagattttaaaatcattatacACCATCATTGAATTTTCATAAAACTATGAATTACTtcctttccatttcatttactaagcataaacttaaataacaacatcaattcactaGTTAGTATATTTATTCACCTCATAGGTAAGTTCATccataacatacataatttctcatatttataaatactccattcaactcatcaatccctttttcatcatatcacattttaataatgaacttaccatttcattaccttttcttacccgtttcatttgtataataccagacataagcataaacatcaatcataatcTCAAGCTTGACATAAGCCTAATCATcgtcatcaatacacaagttaatgcatttatgtatataactcaTTTGGGGTcaatcacatgataaaccattttataagaaaatacacTTTTGAATCTTACCACCTTTTCAtgaacacaagcatatttccatttggccacttaccatttcaatgcatatcattaatattaaacatgaCATAATGCAATCATAAGCTTAGAACAAACCTAagcatcattcacaatctcaactgataaatttatttatattcagatcaatattcaataaataataaatctttcaaattcattaaacagattatcttaccaaaattttccattcgaagaacgacttatagataagagtacatcgtcaGTCCACCCAAAACACACTAGAAACTCACATGAGCCAATCCCTCCAGCACACCA
The nucleotide sequence above comes from Gossypium raimondii isolate GPD5lz chromosome 13, ASM2569854v1, whole genome shotgun sequence. Encoded proteins:
- the LOC105781242 gene encoding V-type proton ATPase subunit F, which encodes MANTAHIPTSNSALIAMIADEDTVVGFLLAGVGNVDLRRKTNYLIVDSKTTDKQIEDAFKEFTTRTDIAIVLISQYVANMIRFLVDSYNKPIPAILEIPSKNHPYDPAHDSILSRVKHLFNAESVASTRH